A genome region from Anastrepha obliqua isolate idAnaObli1 chromosome 4, idAnaObli1_1.0, whole genome shotgun sequence includes the following:
- the LOC129245897 gene encoding GPI mannosyltransferase 4 encodes MKLTRYINQLWQRHRDTDENWYMYLFFVVLRVVFVFIPQQGYIHPDEFFQSVEVMTGDHFRLEHVRTWEFNNTMPVRSIALQFFLLRVPWSFLEFVAMYMRHYLGIELLQSYTYLVFPRLIMCALSFINDWGMYRICRLYSLHYEIRLLALSSSWVMLVFGTRTFSNTIELALCSLLLTLVAECMIKTNTIVYKKEILEDRYDKAKSISERVKMWRLCKALPAHNYTHTLLVASICVAGVFNRPTFLFYGAPAVFYWMLRGMGTKTITFRDFNLRMLLFCMSALPAFILFIVCDSFYYKYLTVGELQMLQLSINNFVSTPWNFIKYNLDSKNTAQHGLHPKYIHVLVNIPMLYNVLGVVALVSFAHLLIRFFRAEYQGLPRAQSIISLMSSAIFVPLFFLSLINHQEARFLLPLLFPIVLLHAPKLYHGLCPTYPFKKEHPLLRKIYHTVLSTQVSTKPLMKTWYMCNIGLTIFFGFIHQAGVFPLTQHFEGVMQTKSPAQHIHLITSHVYSVPLTFVNVPNSQVLHMMRETGQRYRRHKDFYIYEYGGLNMPQLLDKVKLIFTQCEMKYTTKQQKYRLYLALPTALSDHMAAELKLVGANTYMRPQLVRVFYPHLSTEALPRSSAWHSPSASLHSKLSYDYVSDLLLSFVREFGLALYEIQPQHKIQTEKLHTRKVSRRSA; translated from the exons atgaaattgacaCGTTATATTAATCAATTGTGGCAGCGCCACCGAGACACCGATGAAAATTGGTATATGTACTTGTTTTTTGTGGTACTTCGCGTTGTGTTTGTCTTCATTCCGCAGCAGGGCTATATACATCCCGATGAGTTTTTTCAATCAGTGGAAGTGATGACTG GCGATCATTTTCGGCTGGAGCATGTACGCACCTGGGAGTTCAACAACACAATGCCGGTGCGCAGCATAGCactgcaattttttctactACGTGTTCCATGGAGTTTCTTAGAATTTGTTGCTATGTACATGCGCCACTATTTGGGCATAGAACTATTGCAAAGCTATACTTATTTGGTATTTCCGCGCCTCATAATGTGTGCATTATCCTTTATCAACGATTGGGGCATGTATCGTATATGTCGTTTGTACAGCCTTCACTATGAAATTCGACTTTTAGCCCTCAGCAGCTCTTGGGTAATGTTAGTTTTTGGTACACGCacattttccaatacgattgaATTGGCTTTATGTTCCTTGCTGCTCACACTTGTCGCCGAATGTATGATCAAAACGAATACTATtgtctataaaaaagaaatactggAAGACCGTTATGATAAGGCGAAATCTATAAGCGAACGCGTCAAGATGTGGCGCTTATGCAAAGCTTTGCCAGCGCATAACTACACTCATACTCTGCTTGTGGCCAGCATTTGCGTAGCAGGTGTTTTTAACAGACCAACATTTCTGTTCTATGGAGCGCCAGCGGTATTCTATTGGATGTTGCGCGGTATGGGCACGAAAACCATTACGTTCCGGGACTTCAATCTACGTATGTTACTGTTCTGTATGAGCGCCTTACCAGCGTTCATCCTTTTCATAGTTTGCGAttctttttattacaaatacCTAACTGTTGGGGAGCTACAAATGTTGCAGTTGAGCATTAATAACTTTGTCAGCACACCTTGGAATTTCATTAAGTATAATTTGGATTCGAAAAATACTGCCCAGCATGGTTTACATCCGAAATACATACACGTTTTGGTCAACATACCGATGCTTTACAATGTGCTTGGTGTAGTGGCGCTTGTATCTTTCGCGCATCTATTAATTCGTTTCTTTCGCGCCGAATATCAAGGTTTACCGCGCGCGCAAAGTATTATCAGCTTAATGTCCAGCGCTATATTTGTGCCACTCTTCTTTTTATCGCTTATCAATCACCAGGAGGCACGCTTTCTTCTACCGCTGCTTTTTCCAATTGTTCTACTGCATGCACCTAAACTGTATCATGGGCTTTGTCCAACCTACCCTTTCAAAAAAGAACATCCTTTGCTACGTAAAATCTATCATACAGTTCTATCTACACAAGTGTCGACCAAACCGTTGATGAAAACCTGGTACATGTGCAACATTGGACTTACCATCTTCTTTGGATTCATCCACCAAGCAGGCGTATTTCCACTAACGCAACATTTCGAGGGCGTAATGCAAACGAAGTCGCCCGCTCAGCATATACATCTCATTACTTCGCACGTTTACAGCGTGCCGCTGACTTTTGTAAATGTGCCCAACTCACAAGTGTTGCATATGATGCGCGAAACTGGACAACGCTATCGGCGTCACAAAGATTTCTACATATACGAATATGGAGGCCTCAATATGCCACAGCTTCTGGACAAAGTCAAGCTCATATTTACACAATGCGAAATGAAGTATACCACAAAGCAGCAGAAATATCGTTTATATTTGGCATTGCCCACCGCTTTGAGTGATCATATGGCTGCGGAATTGAAGCTGGTTGGCGCAAATACGTATATGCGTCCGCAATTAGTGCGCGTTTTCTACCCGCATTTGTCGACAGAAGCGCTGCCACGTTCGAGCGCGTGGCATAGTCCTTCGGCGTCTTTACATTCCAAATTAAGCTATGACTATGTCAGTGACCTGCTTCTATCATTTGTGCGCGAGTTCGGCTTGGCGCTCTATGAGATACAACCGCAACACAAAATTCAGACAGAGAAGTTGCATACTCGGAAGGTGTCGAGGCGTAGTGCATAG
- the LOC129244600 gene encoding serendipity locus protein alpha, producing MATSGVQVLKSQLSRCRKVIALGCRDTNYRIDWLNNFCGDFYEFANRLHKYITDEVDELEGNENVDTTFLCLTQVCLCTKYLERVIRAEETACKPILSSRKHFIDRIIWCLDRLEIAVSNLRVAAIYKTSEQALSGYGFIALLEMAMDQVSSFSTYQDDPEFDPHSLDELKYALDSSNEIHRVVRSMVAHTLALANVAFFEDKTALSALCQKALRDSTTFQQECCVNLQQARSNQCNRRLKAIALGDSLNQLHQYVDETILRLIFICFADLEKFSLDKLRAKMRQCGSDDVELDEFIADFDVNLDRLAQIGLFAANESPTPKLKTLVRSCMASLEALDACIIPSLQASNGADMHSEILEQHFYEEMTKLKSVIYEIIDAQPITRSFYEMLNACIAQTEKQFNKPKLEDMVQMGEFLLQYFQYPTNKIELQQTNCKRLEYFQKFTMMLHECRAILVCADQVDTRRILKRFKILRAIMRKFVDALEKTSNQARKKSEENLNKLTVTETQAIDLNEPQLILETIEPSVCSILYRNESEICTPRRRAVSDSMRGNYSKLLNEGEGNRRLNTVSGSDWQQALKQRHRGSSVRRNESLRTVMFKRQKSAETQKACDFYLHNSASLQISEIIDQLKQVSANDSGAAGNNC from the exons ATGGCAACGAGTGGAGTGCAGGTGCTTAAATCCCAACTTTCAAGATGCCGTAAAGTAATAGCTCTAGGATGTAGGGACACGAATTACCGCATTGATTGGTTAAAT aatttttgtggTGATTTTTACGAATTCGCCAACCGTCTGCACAAGTATATCACGGACGAAGTTGACGAACTGGAAGGAAATGAAAATGTTGACACTACTTTTCTGTGTCTGACACAAGTCTGCTTGTGCACAAAATATTTGGAACGCGTTATACGTGCAGAGGAAACAGCTTGCAAACCAATTCTG TCTTCCCGTAAGCACTTCATAGATCGGATTATATGGTGCTTGGATAGATTGGAAATCGCCGTAAGTAATTTGAGAGTAGCTGCCATTTATAAAACATCCGAACAAGCGTTGTCGGGCTATGGTTTTATAGCCTTATTAGAAATGGCAATGGATCAAGTGAGTTCGTTCAGTACATACCAAGATGATCCTGAGTTCGATCCGCACTCACTGGACGAACTTAAATAT gcACTTGATTCCAGCAATGAAATACATCGTGTGGTACGCTCGATGGTCGCTCATACACTTGCTTTGGCTAACGTGGCGTTTTTCGAGGATAAAACAGCGCTGAGTGCATTGTGCCAAAAG GCACTACGTGACAGTACTACATTTCAGCAGGAATGTTGTGTAAATTTACAACAAGCACGATCCAACCAATGTAATCGTAGGCTGAAGGCTATCGCACTGGGagattcgttgaaccaattgcACCAGTACGTTGATGAAACAATTTtgcgtttaatttttatttgcttcgcGGATTTAGAAAAGTTTTCGTTAGATAAACTACGCGCGAAGATGCGACAATGTGGTAGTGATGATGTTGAGCTAGATGAGTTTATAGCGGATTTTGATGTAAACTTGGATCGATTGGCGCAAATAGGTCTCTTTGCTGCCAATGAATCGCCTACACCCAAAT TAAAGACATTGGTGCGTAGTTGTATGGCCTCCTTAGAGGCACTCGACGCATGCATTATACCATCATTGCAAGCTAGCAATGGTGCCGATATGCATTCTGAAATCTTAGAGCAGCACTTTTACGAAGAAATGACCAAATTGAAATCTgttatttatgaaattatagATGCACAGCCAATCACCAGAAGCTTTTACGAAATGCTTAACGCTTGCATTGCTCAAACAGAGAAACAATTCAACAAACCTAAACTAGAAGATATGGTGCAAATGGGTGAATTTCTACTGCAATATTTTCAGTATCCCACAAACAAAATAGAACTTCAACAAACAAATTGTAAACGGCTagaatactttcaaaaattcacTATGATGTTGCACGAATGCCGCGCAATTTTGGTATGCGCCGATCAAGTGGACACTAGACGCATATTGAAACGTTTCAAGATTTTGCGTGCTATCATGCGCAAGTTCGTAGATGCGCTCGAGAAGACATCAAATCAAGCAAGAAAGAAATCGGAGGAAAACCTTAATAAGCTAACTGTGACCGAAACGCAAGCAATCGATTTAAATGAGCCGCAGCTTATACTCGAGACCATAGAGCCAAGTGTTTGTAGCATATTGTATCGCAATGAATCCGAAATATGCACCCCGCGTAGACGTGCTGTAAGCGACTCAATGCGTGGCAATTACTCAAAACTACTGAATGAAGGTGAGGGAAATCGAAGGTTGAATACAGTGTCTGGCAGTGATTGGCAACAGGCGCTGAAACAGAGGCACAGAGGCAGTAGTGTGCGTCGAA ATGAGAGTTTGCGCACAGTGATGTTTAAGCGTCAAAAATCTGCGGAAACACAGAAAGCGTgcgatttttatttgcataattcGGCTAGTTTACAAATCTCCG AAATTATTGATCAGTTGAAGCAAGTATCTGCGAATGACTCAGGTGCAGCAGGGAATAATTGCTAA